In Telopea speciosissima isolate NSW1024214 ecotype Mountain lineage chromosome 10, Tspe_v1, whole genome shotgun sequence, the DNA window TGctgtactgggatgaagttggagagcgaCGTATTTTGGGCCCTGAACTGATCCAGAagacctgtgagaaggtggacctaataagagagaagatcaaggctgcACAGTCCAAGCAGAAGAGCTATGCAGATAGAAGAAGGTAGCACATACAGTTCAAGGTTGGAGAAAAAGCATTCTTGAAGGTGTCACTAATCAAGGGTGTTGTCAGATTTGGGAAGAGAGGAAAGTTGAATCCCAGATACATCGGCCCGTTCGAGATCCTAGCTAGAGTTGGTGCAGTGACCTATCAGCTTGCACTGCCCCCATCACTTGCCGATGTACACGATGTATTCCATGTCTCTATGTTGAGACAATACATCCTTGACTCATCACATCTGCTGCTACAGCAACCAGCCGAGCTCATTGCCGATCTGATCTATGAAGAGGTGCCAGAAGAGATTATTGATGTGAAAAAGTACAATCTGAGAAATCGAACTATCTTTTTTGTGAAAGTCAGGTGGAGTAATCACTCTGCAGCTGAGGCatcttgggaaagagaagacttgatgagaga includes these proteins:
- the LOC122643327 gene encoding uncharacterized protein LOC122643327; protein product: MTPFKALYGKTCRTLLYWDEVGERRILGPELIQKTCEKVDLIREKIKAAQSKQKSYADRRRFGKRGKLNPRYIGPFEILARVGAVTYQLALPPSLADVHDVFHVSMLRQYILDSSHLLLQQPAELIADLIYEEVPEEIIDVKKYNLRNRTIFFVKVRWSNHSAAEASWEREDLMRERYPYLFDLPGSSSESMVASML